From the genome of Hypanus sabinus isolate sHypSab1 unplaced genomic scaffold, sHypSab1.hap1 scaffold_751, whole genome shotgun sequence, one region includes:
- the LOC132390045 gene encoding C-type lectin domain family 9 member A-like encodes METKYRSVDETKAQLCELLTSRREQNCSKDYVTNKDRCYYFSTFETSLYKAIQECSKRDSSLLEINSRDEANFVSRNLVNQTHTYWIGKCENRTAGRSVLYNPSSGTLVCSQCERDNHCDRDWRFICEKSTPLFPDVPEKIQSLCQQPVEST; translated from the exons atggaaacgaagtacagatctgtcgaCGAAACCAAAGCTCAactctgtgaattgttgaccagcagaagag AACAAAACTGTTCCAAGGACTATGTTACAAATAAAGACCGGTGTTATTACTTTTCCACGTTTGAAACATCTTTATACAAAGCGATTCAAGAATGTTCAAAACGTGATTCAAGTCTGCTCgaaatcaattcaagggatgaagcg AACTTTGTATCCCGCAACCTTGTGAACCAAACCCAtacatactggattggaaaatgcgaaaacAG GACTGCGGGCCGGAGTGTCCTGTACAATCCGTCCTCTGGAACGCTCGTCTGCAGTCAGTGCGAAAGGGATAACCATTGTGATCGTGATTGGCGTTTTATCTGCGAGAAGTCGACACCTTTATTCCCGGATGttcctgaaaagatccagagtcTCTGCCAACAGCCAGTGGAGTCGACATGA